One part of the archaeon CG10_big_fil_rev_8_21_14_0_10_43_11 genome encodes these proteins:
- a CDS encoding ABC transporter ATP-binding protein translates to MRMGAVIDVSNLTKTYGSLKAVNNVSLSVEQGEIFGLIGPNGAGKSTMIRLLTGQSAPDHGSIRVLDTNVIEKPVSSRKQVGVIPEQEVPPSFLTSEEYLRFVSEIRHVKDAEKKMKHWFEFLSFDSQKHKLSKDLSRGTRQKLMMSQAFFFEPKLAFIDEPLVNLDPLIQKKVKTFFKDYTKQGNTIFLCTHVLSIAQELCDRVAFMHNGHIVKTERVKTLITNYGTLEHAFERILS, encoded by the coding sequence ATGCGTATGGGAGCAGTTATTGATGTGTCTAACCTAACAAAAACGTACGGCTCGCTCAAAGCAGTTAATAACGTATCACTAAGCGTTGAACAGGGAGAAATTTTTGGTCTTATTGGACCAAACGGCGCGGGAAAATCAACAATGATTCGCCTTCTTACCGGACAAAGCGCGCCAGACCACGGATCTATTCGCGTGCTTGATACAAACGTAATTGAAAAACCAGTTAGTTCACGAAAACAGGTTGGAGTGATTCCCGAACAAGAAGTTCCTCCCTCATTTCTTACCAGTGAAGAGTACTTGCGCTTTGTCAGCGAAATCAGACACGTCAAAGACGCTGAGAAAAAAATGAAACATTGGTTTGAGTTTCTTTCTTTTGATTCTCAAAAACACAAACTCAGTAAAGACTTGTCGCGCGGAACACGCCAAAAACTCATGATGAGCCAAGCGTTCTTCTTTGAACCAAAACTTGCCTTTATTGATGAACCGCTTGTCAATCTTGACCCGCTTATTCAAAAAAAGGTTAAAACATTTTTCAAAGATTACACAAAACAAGGTAACACCATTTTTCTCTGCACACACGTGCTTTCCATAGCTCAAGAGCTCTGCGACCGCGTTGCATTCATGCATAATGGCCATATTGTAAAAACTGAGCGCGTTAAAACACTTATCACCAACTATGGAACGCTTGAGCACGCCTTTGAGAGGATTCTGTCATGA
- the rplV gene encoding 50S ribosomal protein L22, with protein sequence MTKHYMNVKENTARASTSYAPISFKHSVEVCNYIRGKKVSLALSYLERVKDKKAAIPFKRYNKDMSHKRGMGPGRYPVKACDHVIKLISNAVKNAEDKGLNTQSLIITEAVANRSMSRSWLKRYGRGKLTSMWLVVEETEKVERAKETKKPAKKAEKKQETAEKKEPKKTAPKTTHEEKQ encoded by the coding sequence ATGACAAAACACTATATGAACGTAAAAGAGAACACTGCCCGTGCAAGCACGAGCTATGCTCCAATCTCGTTCAAACACTCAGTGGAAGTGTGCAACTATATTCGCGGAAAAAAAGTATCGCTTGCACTCTCATATCTTGAACGCGTCAAAGACAAAAAAGCAGCTATCCCCTTTAAGAGATACAACAAAGACATGTCACATAAACGCGGCATGGGACCGGGCAGGTACCCGGTTAAAGCATGCGACCACGTTATTAAGCTCATCTCTAACGCAGTTAAAAACGCTGAAGACAAGGGATTAAACACGCAAAGTCTTATCATCACTGAAGCGGTTGCAAACCGTTCAATGTCACGAAGCTGGCTCAAACGCTATGGGCGGGGCAAGCTTACAAGCATGTGGCTTGTAGTTGAGGAAACAGAAAAAGTTGAACGAGCAAAAGAAACCAAAAAACCCGCAAAAAAGGCTGAAAAAAAGCAAGAAACAGCAGAGAAAAAAGAACCAAAAAAAACTGCGCCTAAAACAACACATGAGGAAAAACAATGA
- the rpl3p gene encoding 50S ribosomal protein L3: MGHQVGFRHRPRRGSLQFWPRVRAKRPYPSVASWPRSTEAKLLGFAGYKAGMTRVLAIDNKKTSQTKGAEIALPVTIIEVPPLKFFGLRLYSQSLEGLAPLTEVWADTKDKYLVRKIKTPKTFASEKTLAQVQEKLKDAAEIRMLAHTQPHLARLGKKRPDVFELKVGGELTAAFEYAKNLLGKELRISDVFDKGEYVDTFSVSKGKGFQGSVKRFGVRILQHKAEKVKRKAGTLGPWTPKKTSFRVPQHGQMGFHSRAEYNKQILQVGETLKIKGGIVNYGDITHDYVLVQGSIPGSKKRLIILRKALRPSQKTRHAAPELTHVALRSQQ; the protein is encoded by the coding sequence ATGGGTCATCAGGTAGGATTTCGACACCGCCCACGCAGAGGTAGCCTGCAGTTTTGGCCACGCGTGCGTGCAAAGCGACCATATCCTTCTGTTGCATCATGGCCCCGCTCAACTGAAGCAAAACTACTTGGTTTTGCCGGGTATAAGGCGGGCATGACCCGTGTGCTTGCAATTGACAACAAAAAAACATCGCAAACAAAAGGCGCTGAAATCGCGCTTCCGGTTACTATTATTGAAGTGCCACCTCTCAAATTCTTTGGTCTTCGCTTATACTCGCAATCTCTTGAAGGTCTTGCGCCTCTTACTGAAGTGTGGGCTGACACAAAAGACAAATATCTTGTGCGAAAAATCAAAACACCAAAAACGTTCGCGTCAGAAAAAACACTTGCGCAGGTGCAAGAAAAACTCAAAGATGCTGCTGAAATCCGCATGCTTGCTCACACCCAACCACACCTTGCACGGCTCGGAAAGAAACGACCCGACGTGTTTGAACTCAAAGTTGGCGGAGAACTCACCGCTGCGTTTGAATACGCAAAAAACCTGCTTGGAAAAGAGCTTCGTATATCAGACGTGTTTGACAAAGGAGAGTACGTTGACACGTTCTCAGTGAGTAAGGGAAAAGGTTTTCAAGGTTCAGTTAAGCGTTTTGGCGTCCGTATCCTGCAGCACAAAGCAGAGAAAGTTAAGCGTAAAGCAGGAACACTTGGTCCATGGACACCAAAGAAAACATCCTTTCGAGTGCCACAACATGGTCAAATGGGTTTCCACTCACGCGCAGAATACAATAAACAAATCCTCCAAGTTGGTGAAACTCTCAAAATCAAGGGCGGGATTGTTAACTATGGAGACATTACTCATGATTACGTGCTTGTTCAAGGAAGCATTCCGGGCTCAAAAAAGCGTCTTATTATCTTGCGAAAAGCACTGAGACCCTCACAAAAAACACGACATGCCGCACCTGAGCTCACACACGTGGCATTGAGGTCACAACAATGA
- the rpl2p gene encoding 50S ribosomal protein L2 (one of the primary rRNA-binding proteins; required for association of the 30S and 50S subunits to form the 70S ribosome, for tRNA binding and peptide bond formation), whose amino-acid sequence MPKRIPLQRRGRAKPKFRPRTHKSLGKIELPKQENTGIILDLLHDNIKSAPIMKVRFGKDVMLLAATNGSRVGENIMIHKLADLPEGSLVCNVESRPGAGPKLIRSAGGAGRIVGKEGKLTSVLLPSKEIKKIHSECRAIVGRVAGAGMTEKPMLKAGAGFYAMKAKGIIWPRVRATKKNAVDHPFGGGGKTLGKKKTVSRHASPGRKVGSISARRTGKRRGKK is encoded by the coding sequence ATGCCAAAACGTATACCCCTGCAACGACGTGGAAGAGCAAAACCTAAATTTAGGCCACGCACTCACAAATCACTTGGCAAAATCGAACTTCCAAAACAAGAAAACACGGGTATTATCCTTGATTTATTGCATGATAACATTAAAAGCGCACCCATCATGAAAGTTAGGTTTGGCAAAGATGTCATGCTTCTTGCCGCAACCAACGGCTCGCGCGTTGGCGAAAACATTATGATTCACAAACTCGCAGACCTTCCTGAAGGCTCACTCGTGTGCAATGTTGAATCGCGACCCGGTGCGGGACCAAAGCTTATTCGCTCAGCTGGCGGTGCTGGAAGAATTGTTGGCAAAGAAGGAAAGCTCACTAGCGTTCTTCTCCCGTCAAAAGAAATCAAAAAAATTCACAGCGAATGCCGCGCTATTGTCGGCAGAGTTGCGGGTGCTGGAATGACTGAAAAACCCATGCTTAAAGCAGGCGCAGGCTTTTATGCAATGAAAGCAAAAGGAATTATTTGGCCGCGCGTGCGTGCAACAAAGAAAAACGCAGTAGACCACCCATTTGGCGGCGGCGGAAAAACTCTTGGAAAGAAAAAGACCGTCAGCAGACACGCATCACCCGGACGAAAGGTTGGTTCAATTAGTGCACGTAGAACCGGTAAACGAAGAGGAAAAAAGTAG
- a CDS encoding alanyl-tRNA editing protein AlaX: MTDALYLDDSYLRIWTARVVSLKDDTYVVLDKTAFYPTGGGQPSDTGVIRKEGQAFRVVFVGKFNGTISHEVDAPGLAVGDIVSCEIDWQRRYALMRAHTASHVLSAVLLKTAHAKITGNQLGLDKSRMDFSMDDYSPEKLQQFVNAANSLLAKCIPITISYITREQARAKPELARLAKGLLGKITTLRVVTIGEVDEQADGGTHVKNTQEVGAIRLLKTDNKGKNNRRLYFELV, encoded by the coding sequence ATGACTGATGCGCTCTACCTTGATGATTCGTATCTTAGAATCTGGACTGCCCGCGTTGTTTCTCTCAAAGATGACACTTATGTTGTGCTTGACAAAACTGCGTTTTATCCTACTGGTGGAGGACAACCCAGTGATACGGGAGTGATAAGAAAGGAGGGTCAGGCGTTTCGTGTGGTGTTTGTGGGAAAATTTAACGGCACTATAAGTCATGAAGTTGATGCGCCCGGTCTTGCTGTTGGTGACATAGTTTCATGCGAAATTGACTGGCAGCGCAGATACGCACTCATGCGCGCACACACGGCATCGCACGTGCTTAGCGCAGTGCTTCTCAAAACAGCACACGCTAAAATTACGGGAAACCAGCTTGGTCTTGACAAGTCACGTATGGATTTTTCTATGGACGATTATTCCCCAGAAAAGCTGCAGCAATTTGTGAATGCCGCAAACAGTTTGCTTGCAAAATGCATTCCTATTACTATTTCATATATTACGCGTGAACAAGCACGCGCAAAACCTGAGCTTGCGCGTCTTGCAAAAGGCTTGTTAGGAAAAATCACCACCCTGCGTGTAGTTACCATAGGCGAGGTTGATGAGCAGGCAGATGGGGGAACGCACGTGAAAAACACGCAGGAAGTAGGTGCTATTAGACTGCTTAAAACAGATAATAAGGGAAAAAACAATCGCCGACTCTATTTTGAACTGGTTTGA
- a CDS encoding 50S ribosomal protein L23, translating to MNTLKYPLTTEKSVRLVESENTLTFIVDERANRTSVRKDVETAFKVKVKNVRILKTSKGLKKAFVMLAKQSNALDVATDLGMM from the coding sequence ATGAACACGCTTAAATACCCGTTAACAACCGAGAAGTCAGTGCGGCTCGTTGAGTCAGAAAACACGCTCACGTTTATTGTTGATGAGCGCGCAAACCGAACGAGTGTACGAAAAGATGTTGAAACCGCCTTTAAGGTTAAGGTTAAAAACGTGCGCATACTCAAAACTTCAAAGGGACTTAAAAAGGCCTTTGTCATGCTTGCAAAACAAAGCAACGCACTTGATGTGGCAACTGACCTTGGAATGATGTAA
- a CDS encoding 30S ribosomal protein S19, with translation MAKKRFSQRKGQKQSSDDLLFRKKEFKYRGNSLEELQALSLDELKKLLPARARRSVERGFSERHQKLLEKIKKTPLPEEGKKIKIIKTHSRDMLVLPNMVGYVLGVHNGKEYVEVRVRPRMVGHYLGEFALTRKPVSHGSPGIGASKSSMASASKK, from the coding sequence ATGGCAAAAAAGAGATTTTCGCAACGAAAAGGGCAAAAACAATCAAGCGATGATTTGCTCTTTAGAAAAAAAGAGTTCAAATACAGAGGTAACTCTCTTGAAGAATTGCAAGCACTTAGCCTTGATGAACTCAAGAAACTTCTTCCCGCACGCGCGCGAAGAAGCGTTGAACGCGGATTCTCAGAACGCCACCAAAAACTCCTTGAAAAAATCAAAAAAACACCGCTCCCTGAAGAAGGAAAGAAAATCAAAATCATCAAAACACATTCACGCGACATGCTCGTACTCCCAAACATGGTCGGTTACGTTCTTGGCGTGCATAACGGCAAAGAATATGTTGAAGTACGCGTACGACCCCGCATGGTAGGTCACTATCTTGGCGAATTCGCACTCACGCGAAAACCTGTTTCCCACGGTTCTCCGGGTATTGGCGCGTCAAAATCAAGTATGGCATCTGCGAGTAAGAAGTAA
- a CDS encoding RNA-splicing ligase RtcB: MIRDKLEKINDFTWKLPKTVREKMRVDAHIFASKNIIDSGDDKAFEQLTNVACLPGIIEPVVGMPDLHWGYGLPVGAVGAFDLQEGIISAGMTGFDINCGIRMLTTTLVTKDVQAVKRELTNELFKRVRAGVGSKSRIKLTAAQLDEVMERGAQWCVDNGYGIKEDTAHSEENGNMPGANPAKVSRDARKRGMPQLGTLGAGNHFLEVQRVEQVFDKTIADAYGLSKDQVVVMIHCGSRGFGHQIASDYLRIMNRAVKENNIWLPDPQLVCAPVQSTQGIDYYEAMVCGVNFAFANRQMITSFVREAFSRVFKKDWHELGLTLLYDVCHNIAKKEIHTINGKKKEVMVHRKGATRSFAPGHEKVPSAYRRAGQPVLIAGSMGTASYILSGTQGAMEKSFGSSCHGAGRQMSRKGAIREFKGANIQAQLEKKGILAKATNPLLLAEEAPGAYKDVDEVIASVAGAGISNTVARVTPLLVTKG; encoded by the coding sequence ATGATAAGAGACAAGCTTGAGAAAATCAATGACTTTACCTGGAAACTGCCAAAAACAGTTCGGGAAAAAATGCGCGTTGACGCACACATCTTTGCAAGCAAGAACATTATTGATTCTGGTGATGACAAAGCATTTGAACAACTCACCAATGTAGCATGCCTCCCGGGCATTATTGAGCCTGTTGTTGGCATGCCTGACCTTCACTGGGGGTATGGTCTTCCAGTTGGCGCAGTAGGCGCATTTGACCTGCAAGAGGGCATTATCAGCGCAGGCATGACTGGTTTTGACATTAATTGCGGTATTCGCATGCTCACCACAACTCTTGTTACAAAAGATGTTCAAGCAGTAAAGCGCGAGCTCACAAATGAATTATTCAAACGCGTGCGCGCGGGTGTTGGGTCAAAAAGCAGGATTAAACTCACTGCTGCCCAACTTGATGAAGTCATGGAACGCGGCGCACAATGGTGCGTTGATAACGGGTATGGCATCAAAGAAGATACTGCACACAGTGAAGAAAACGGAAACATGCCTGGAGCAAACCCCGCAAAAGTGAGCAGAGACGCGCGAAAACGAGGCATGCCCCAGCTTGGCACGCTTGGCGCGGGAAACCACTTTCTTGAAGTGCAGCGCGTTGAACAGGTGTTTGACAAAACAATTGCAGACGCATACGGACTCTCCAAAGACCAAGTGGTTGTTATGATTCATTGCGGAAGCAGGGGCTTTGGCCACCAAATTGCAAGCGATTACTTGCGCATCATGAACCGCGCAGTTAAAGAAAACAACATCTGGCTTCCCGACCCGCAACTCGTGTGCGCACCCGTGCAAAGCACGCAAGGCATTGACTATTATGAAGCAATGGTGTGTGGCGTGAATTTTGCGTTTGCAAACCGCCAAATGATCACCAGCTTTGTTCGCGAAGCATTTTCTCGCGTGTTCAAAAAAGACTGGCACGAACTAGGCTTAACTCTCTTGTATGATGTGTGCCACAACATTGCAAAAAAAGAAATCCACACCATTAACGGAAAGAAAAAAGAAGTAATGGTGCATCGAAAAGGCGCGACACGCTCGTTTGCACCTGGTCACGAGAAAGTGCCAAGTGCGTATCGCCGTGCAGGACAACCCGTACTCATTGCAGGCAGCATGGGAACTGCAAGTTATATTCTCTCAGGAACCCAAGGCGCAATGGAAAAGAGTTTTGGCAGTTCATGTCATGGCGCGGGCAGACAAATGAGCCGTAAAGGAGCGATTCGCGAGTTTAAGGGTGCAAACATTCAAGCCCAGCTTGAAAAAAAAGGCATTCTTGCAAAAGCAACCAACCCCCTCCTGCTTGCAGAAGAAGCACCTGGCGCGTACAAGGATGTTGATGAAGTGATTGCAAGTGTTGCAGGTGCAGGCATTTCAAACACGGTCGCGCGCGTAACACCTCTTTTGGTGACAAAAGGATGA
- a CDS encoding 50S ribosomal protein L4, with protein sequence MTSVNVISLKGEKKATTTLPKQFSEAYRPEIIKRAFQAQESHSRQPYGPSALAGKLFSVYLSKRRRKYRGVYGKGRSRTPRKVLWRRGTQFNLRAAVVPFAVGGRRAHPPKPEAERMKKVNQKERRLAIRSALAASTNIELVRKKHALNNIKTLPIVFEDAFEKTKKTKDVANALTAAGLVSELERVSKKGVRAGKGTMRARKYKTKKGPLVVVSGACDAQNAIKNIPGTDVVHVKNLNVSALAPGAHAGRLIIFTQSALKILETEALFT encoded by the coding sequence ATGACAAGCGTAAACGTTATCTCACTCAAAGGCGAAAAGAAAGCAACAACCACGCTTCCAAAACAGTTTAGTGAAGCCTATCGCCCTGAAATCATTAAACGTGCATTCCAAGCACAGGAATCCCATAGCAGACAACCCTATGGTCCAAGCGCGCTTGCAGGAAAATTATTTTCAGTATACTTATCAAAACGCCGACGAAAATATCGCGGTGTCTACGGCAAAGGTCGTTCAAGAACGCCTCGAAAAGTGCTTTGGAGACGCGGAACCCAGTTTAATCTGCGCGCCGCAGTTGTGCCTTTTGCTGTTGGCGGACGACGTGCACACCCTCCAAAACCAGAAGCTGAACGCATGAAGAAAGTCAACCAAAAAGAGCGCAGACTCGCAATCCGCTCAGCACTTGCTGCAAGCACTAATATTGAGCTTGTGAGAAAAAAACACGCTCTTAACAACATCAAAACGCTTCCAATCGTGTTTGAAGACGCGTTTGAAAAAACAAAGAAAACAAAGGACGTGGCAAACGCGCTTACTGCAGCAGGACTGGTAAGCGAGCTTGAGCGCGTGAGCAAAAAAGGAGTGCGTGCAGGAAAAGGAACTATGCGCGCAAGAAAATACAAAACCAAAAAAGGTCCGCTTGTTGTTGTTTCAGGCGCGTGTGACGCACAAAACGCGATTAAAAACATTCCCGGAACCGATGTTGTACACGTCAAAAACTTGAACGTCAGCGCGCTTGCGCCAGGAGCACACGCAGGCAGGCTTATTATTTTCACTCAATCAGCACTCAAAATCCTTGAAACTGAGGCGCTATTCACATGA
- a CDS encoding DNA polymerase III, which produces MDNTRVARVLEAIADLLELEDVQWKPRAYRAAAQSIAFMSEDINDVYQKGLLEDIPHVGSSIAKKIAELIKTGSLRYYERLKKKSKVNIEELSRIEGLGPKTIKHLYDALHITNLASLKKAAEEGKIRNLEGMGKKREKNLLEAIHFAQKTKDRHVRGHVVRDIDALKTHITRNPAAGLFLIAGSYRRYTETIGDIDILVTSTQPKKLITHINAFERIERMLAKGSTKTSFVLKNGLHVDVRVVDKNSFGSAAQYFTGSKYHNIALRKIAQKKGLKLSEYGLFRGEKRIAGKNEKSVYAGLGLQYISPELRENQGEIELAKNKKIPTLVAKVHGDVQMHTHYSDGANSVGEMIHACKKMGYAYMGISDHAGTLKIAGAMNKQQIAKQRKEIDKQDFHVLQGAEVDIDSKGKLTLKNDALKDFDYVIASIHSGFHQTKQQLTTRILAAMQNEYVRIIAHPTGRVIGKREGYTLDWERVFNTSKETNTYLEINASPERLDLRDEHIHAAINAGCKLIINTDAHNTDSLHCMDAGIGMARRGYAQDKHIINTKSYMPFLKLLKA; this is translated from the coding sequence ATGGATAATACACGTGTTGCACGCGTACTTGAAGCAATAGCAGACCTTCTTGAATTAGAAGACGTGCAATGGAAACCCCGCGCGTACCGTGCAGCAGCACAAAGCATTGCTTTTATGAGTGAAGACATCAATGACGTGTACCAGAAAGGATTGCTCGAAGACATTCCTCATGTAGGAAGCTCAATTGCAAAAAAAATTGCTGAACTCATTAAAACCGGCTCGCTTCGCTATTACGAAAGGCTCAAGAAAAAGAGCAAGGTAAATATTGAAGAACTCTCACGCATTGAGGGGCTTGGACCAAAAACCATCAAACACTTGTACGACGCGCTACACATAACAAATCTTGCCAGCCTCAAAAAAGCAGCAGAAGAAGGAAAAATCAGAAACCTTGAAGGTATGGGTAAGAAACGCGAAAAAAACCTATTAGAAGCGATTCATTTTGCGCAAAAAACAAAAGACCGCCATGTTCGCGGCCACGTGGTGCGTGACATTGACGCGCTCAAAACACACATCACGCGTAACCCTGCTGCAGGATTATTTCTTATTGCAGGAAGTTATCGCCGCTACACTGAAACTATTGGTGATATTGACATTCTCGTCACGTCAACCCAGCCAAAAAAACTCATCACGCACATTAATGCGTTTGAACGCATAGAGCGCATGCTTGCAAAAGGAAGCACGAAAACAAGCTTTGTGCTTAAAAACGGTCTGCACGTTGATGTGCGCGTGGTTGACAAGAATAGTTTTGGAAGCGCTGCCCAATACTTTACTGGTTCAAAATATCATAATATTGCACTGCGAAAAATCGCGCAAAAAAAAGGTTTGAAACTCTCAGAATACGGTCTTTTTAGAGGAGAAAAACGCATTGCAGGGAAAAACGAAAAAAGCGTGTACGCAGGACTTGGACTCCAGTACATTTCCCCAGAACTGCGCGAAAATCAAGGCGAGATTGAACTCGCAAAAAACAAAAAGATTCCAACACTCGTAGCAAAGGTTCACGGAGATGTGCAAATGCATACCCACTACAGTGACGGAGCAAACAGCGTTGGTGAGATGATTCATGCCTGCAAAAAAATGGGCTACGCATACATGGGCATTAGCGACCATGCAGGAACGCTCAAAATAGCAGGAGCCATGAACAAACAACAAATAGCAAAACAGCGAAAAGAAATTGACAAACAAGACTTTCACGTCTTACAGGGTGCAGAAGTGGATATTGATTCAAAAGGAAAACTCACCCTCAAAAATGACGCGCTCAAAGATTTTGATTATGTGATTGCCTCAATTCATAGCGGGTTTCACCAAACAAAACAGCAACTCACAACTCGTATCCTTGCAGCTATGCAAAACGAGTACGTGCGCATTATTGCACACCCTACCGGGCGCGTTATTGGAAAGCGTGAAGGCTACACCCTTGATTGGGAACGCGTGTTTAACACCAGCAAGGAAACAAACACGTATCTTGAAATCAACGCGTCACCCGAGCGGCTTGACCTTCGAGACGAGCACATTCATGCAGCAATAAACGCAGGATGCAAACTTATCATCAACACTGACGCACATAATACTGATTCACTTCACTGCATGGATGCAGGAATTGGCATGGCACGCAGAGGATACGCACAAGACAAGCATATCATAAACACGAAATCATACATGCCATTTCTCAAACTGCTCAAAGCGTGA